The genomic window CGGTTTTTAATCAATTATTTAAGCAAGCCGTCACACTAGCGAAACGTGCACATTCGGAAACATCTATTGGTGAAAATGCGGTGTCTGTTAGTTATGCTGCTGTGGAATTAGGGAAGAAGATTTTTGGTGACTTTAAAAATAAACATGTCCTAATTTTTGGTGCTGGAAAAATGAGTGAACTTACAGGGAAACATCTCCACGCGAATGGCGTTGGTAAGGTGACTGTAATCAATCGAACAATGTCAAAAGCTATTGAGCTTGCTGATAAGTTTTTAGGTGAAGCAAGACCTTTAAATGAATTAACAGAAGCACTAGTTGAGGCTGATATTTTAATTAGTTCTACTGGTGCGAAGGATTATGTAGTAACAAAAGATATGGTGGCCTCTATTATAAAGAAACGTAAAGGGCGCCCATTGTTTATGGTCGATATTGCAGTACCACGTGATATTGAGCCATCTTTGAGTGAATTAGAGAGTGTTTATTTATATGATATTGATGATTTAGAAGGGATTGTTGCGGCAAATCTTGATGAGCGTAAACGTGAAGCAGAAAAGATCGAGATTATGATCGACAACGAAATGGTGGAATTCAAAAATTGGTTAAGTACGTTAGGAGTGGTTCCGATTATTTCTTCATTACGTTCAAAAGCTCTTTCAGTTCAAGAAGAAACAATGGCTAGCCTCGAGCGGAAATTACCTAACCTATCAGATAGAGATAAGAAAGTCCTTAGTAAGCACATGAAGAGTATTGTTAATCAGCTTTTACGTGATCCGATTGTGGCTGCAAAGGAATTAGCAGCAGAACCAGACGCCGAAGAATCATTAGCTTTATTCACGAGAATTTTTAATCTTGAGGTTGAAGCTGAAGAAACGGAAACTCTCTATCGGGTAGAGGAAAAGGCAAAAGCAAAGCTTGAAGTTGTTGCTTATCAAAAAGATGTTGTAGTTCGCTCCTAAGAGGGGAGTTTACCTTAATGTTAAACTTTTTATATATTTTTACTGTAATTTTATATTGTTTAAGTGTTTTAGGGTATTTTATCGATTTCTTAAACAACAACCAGAAGGTTAATCGTATTTCCTTCTGGTTGCTTTCTATTGTCTGGGTCCTTCAGACAATCTTCTTTATATTACGTATGATTGAATACAATCGGCTTCCAATTATGACTTCTTTTGAAGGATTGTTCTTCTTTGCTTGGATTATTGTTAGTGTCTCTTTAGTCATCAATTGGTTCTTTAAAGTTGATTTATTTGTATTTTTTACGAATATTTTTGGATTTGCGATTATGACATTTAGTGTTTTTGTTCCAACAGGAGATGTTCCGCCAGCATTGCAAGAATTATTAATTTTTGAATTGTTATTCATTCATGTGACTCTTGTTTTACTATCTTATGGTGCGTTTACATTTGCTTTTATATTCTCAATCATGTATTACTACCAACACCAAATGCTTAAAAAGAAACGTTGGAGTAAGCTATTGTTCAGATTTGGAGATTTGTCTAAGTCAGAACATCTAGCATTCATGTTTACTATATTAGGCTTTCCACTACTGTTAATGGGCATTATCTTGGGGATCATTTGGGCTGCTGTAGCTTTAGACCAAATTCCGTGGGCTGATGCAAAGGTTATTACTTCAGTTTTAGTATTGCTTGTTTATGGTTATTATTTGTATAAAAGAGTTGTTAAGAAGATACGGGGCTATTCATTGGTTTTACTAAATATCGCAGGCTTCCTACTTATCTTAATAAATTACTTTCTATCAGGAACACTTTCAAAGTTTCATTTATGGTACTAATTATAGTTTATAGTTTAGAGTGTATAGTGTAGAGTTATGAAAGCTTCTCAAGAAGAAGCCCTCAGAAACTCTTAACTCTAAACTTTAAACTCTACACTTAAAAATGGGGGTTTATCATGAGAAAATTATTGTGGGTTCTAGAAAAAGTCAGCTTGCGTTAACTCAAACGAACTGGGTCATTGACCAGCTAAAAAAGCTTGGCGGTCCTTTTGAATTCGAAGTAAAAAAAATCGTAACAAAAGGGGACCAAATCCTAGATGTTACGTTATCTAAAGTGGGCGGTAAAGGCTTATTTGTAAAAGAAATTGAGCAAGCAATGATGGATAAGGACATCGATATGGCGGTTCATAGTATGAAAGACATGCCAGCAGTTCTTCAAGAAGGACTTACGATCGGGTGTGTTCCGAAACGTGTTGACCCACGTGACGCTCTAATTTCAAACAGTGGTAAAGGTCTAATGGATCTTGAGCCAGGGACAGTTCTTGGAACAAGTAGTTTACGACGCTCAGCTCAAATTTTGGCAAAACGACCAGACTTAGAAATTAAATGGATTCGCGGTAATATTGATTCTCGTATAAAAAAATGTAGAGATGGCGAGTACGACGCAATTATCTTAGCTGCTGCTGGACTTGAGCGTATGGGCTGGAGTGCAGATGTTGTAACTGAATATATATCTTCTGAATTATGTGTGCCAGCGGTAGGTCAAGGTGCGCTAGGAATTGAATGTCGTACTGATGATGCCGAATTAAGAGAACTTCTCGCTAAATTTACAGATGAAGTTACAGAGCGTTGTGTGACTGCAGAACGTGCTTTCCTTCATAAGATTGAAGGAGGTTGTCAAGTTCCAATCGCAGGTTATGCTGAGCTAAACGACAACGGTGAAATCGTCTTAGTTGGTCTTGTAGGATCACCTGATGGAAATACAATTTTGCATGAAACATTGGTAGGAACAGATGCCAAAAGGTTAGGGGAAGAAGTAGCTGTAAAGCTCCTTGAAAAGGGTGCAAAAGATATTCTAGATGCTGTTAAAGCAGAGTTAGATAAATAATGACACTCCAAGGAAAGAAAATATTAGTGACGAGGGCAAAGGCACAAGCCTCTGCTCTCTCGTCACAAATAGAGATAAATGGTGGAATTCCAATTGAGGTGCCACTGATTGTTTGTAGAGAAATGAATGATAAAACGGCAATTCACAACTGCATTAAACTAATACATACATATCATTGGATTGTTTTTACAAGTAAGAATGGTATTGATTTTTTTTACAAGAGTACCAAAAACTAATGGGCAATTTACAACTACCATGCAAAATCGCAGTTGTGGGTAATAAGACAGAAGATGCATTAGAAACTTATGGTTTAAACGCGGACTTATTACCGGAACTCTTTGTGGCAGAAAGCTTAGCAGAGAGTTTAGTTAAAGTGTTGAAAAAATCAGAATGTGTCTTAATTCCTCGCGGAAATTTAGCAAGAAATGTAATACCTAAGAAGCTTCGAGAGCATGATATCTATGTAAAAGAATTAGATGTCTATGAAACGGTCATTGATGAAAAATCAAAAGATCAGCTATATAAGGCGATTAAAAATCAGGAGATTGATGTCGTTACTTTTACGAGCTCCTCAACAGTCGATAACTTTGTTGAACTATTAGCAGGAACAAATTTTCGAAATTACCTCGAACCAATTATTTTTGCTTCGATTGGACCAATTACAACTAGAACAATGATGAAACATGATTTACCTGTACATGTACAACCTAAAGAATATACGATAGAAGCCATGCTAAATGGTGTTATGGAAAAGCTAAGGGAGGATAAATAAATGATAGAATTTAAAAGACATCGTCGCCTACGTCATACGGCAAATCTACGCTCAATGGTTAGAGAAACAGTGTTGAAGAAAGAGGATTTAATTTATCCAATTTTTGTCATTGAAGGAGAAACAAATAAGAAAAATGAGGTTGCTTCAATGCCTGGAGTATACCAAATTTCTCTAGATTTATTAGAAGAAGAAATTAAGACGATTACAG from Anaerobacillus sp. CMMVII includes these protein-coding regions:
- the hemA gene encoding glutamyl-tRNA reductase produces the protein MHILVTSLNYKSTPVEIREKFTFQGEERTNAIHRLKNTKSILEGVIVSTCNRTEIYAVVDQLHTGKYYLKNFLSEWFDLPIDEFVEYLDIYENDRAIEHLLRVTCGLNSMVVGETQILGQIKESFLFAQEQQATGTVFNQLFKQAVTLAKRAHSETSIGENAVSVSYAAVELGKKIFGDFKNKHVLIFGAGKMSELTGKHLHANGVGKVTVINRTMSKAIELADKFLGEARPLNELTEALVEADILISSTGAKDYVVTKDMVASIIKKRKGRPLFMVDIAVPRDIEPSLSELESVYLYDIDDLEGIVAANLDERKREAEKIEIMIDNEMVEFKNWLSTLGVVPIISSLRSKALSVQEETMASLERKLPNLSDRDKKVLSKHMKSIVNQLLRDPIVAAKELAAEPDAEESLALFTRIFNLEVEAEETETLYRVEEKAKAKLEVVAYQKDVVVRS
- a CDS encoding inner membrane protein YpjD codes for the protein MLNFLYIFTVILYCLSVLGYFIDFLNNNQKVNRISFWLLSIVWVLQTIFFILRMIEYNRLPIMTSFEGLFFFAWIIVSVSLVINWFFKVDLFVFFTNIFGFAIMTFSVFVPTGDVPPALQELLIFELLFIHVTLVLLSYGAFTFAFIFSIMYYYQHQMLKKKRWSKLLFRFGDLSKSEHLAFMFTILGFPLLLMGIILGIIWAAVALDQIPWADAKVITSVLVLLVYGYYLYKRVVKKIRGYSLVLLNIAGFLLILINYFLSGTLSKFHLWY
- the hemC gene encoding hydroxymethylbilane synthase; amino-acid sequence: MGVYHEKIIVGSRKSQLALTQTNWVIDQLKKLGGPFEFEVKKIVTKGDQILDVTLSKVGGKGLFVKEIEQAMMDKDIDMAVHSMKDMPAVLQEGLTIGCVPKRVDPRDALISNSGKGLMDLEPGTVLGTSSLRRSAQILAKRPDLEIKWIRGNIDSRIKKCRDGEYDAIILAAAGLERMGWSADVVTEYISSELCVPAVGQGALGIECRTDDAELRELLAKFTDEVTERCVTAERAFLHKIEGGCQVPIAGYAELNDNGEIVLVGLVGSPDGNTILHETLVGTDAKRLGEEVAVKLLEKGAKDILDAVKAELDK
- a CDS encoding uroporphyrinogen-III synthase, which translates into the protein MTLQGKKILVTRAKAQASALSSQIEINGGIPIEVPLIVCREMNDKTAIHNCIKLIHTYHWIVFTSKNGIDFFYKSTKN
- a CDS encoding uroporphyrinogen-III synthase, yielding MGNLQLPCKIAVVGNKTEDALETYGLNADLLPELFVAESLAESLVKVLKKSECVLIPRGNLARNVIPKKLREHDIYVKELDVYETVIDEKSKDQLYKAIKNQEIDVVTFTSSSTVDNFVELLAGTNFRNYLEPIIFASIGPITTRTMMKHDLPVHVQPKEYTIEAMLNGVMEKLREDK